Within the Polaribacter pectinis genome, the region GAAGGTTGGACAAATAAATTCATTTTTCCTCCTTATGATTTCAGTATTGCTAACACAATGATTACTAATTTCCATCAACCAAAATCTACTTTAATGATGCAGGCAGCTGCATTTGCTGGGTACGACTTTTTAATGGAAGCATACAAAGTAGCCATTAAAGAAGGTTACAAATTCTCTACTTATGGAGATGCAATGTTAATTATCTAAATAAAAAAACATTATAATTTAAAGGCTGATAATTATTAATTGTCAGTCTTTTTTTTTGGCATTTCCTTTCAGGTCGCGCTTTCCATTATATCTTTTTTTCGTTCCTCAAAAAAGGATGCCATTTCAATCGCTAATGCACCTATTTGCTAGCTTTAGCCATAACTTCAAATTATATGTGTATTTTTGCAACACAATTATTTTAACTTTTTAAAATCATAGAAAACTTGACTAAAAAGAAAGACATAAGAGCCTTAACAAAAGAACAATTAAGAGATTTTTTTGTAGAAAATGGCGACAAAGCATTTCGTGGAAATCAAGTTTATGAATGGCTTTGGAGCAAGTCTTTACATACTTTTGAAGCAATGACAAACATTTCTAAAGAAACCAGAGAAATGTTAGAGGCAAACTTTGTTATCAATCATATCAAAGTAGATTCTATGCAAAAAAGTAAAGATGGAACCATAAAAAACGGAATTAAATTACACGATGGTTTGGTAGTAGAGTCCGTTTTAATTCCTACTCCAAAAAGAACTACGGCTTGTGTATCTAGTCAAGTTGGTTGTAGTTTAGATTGTAAATTCTGTGCAACTGCACGTTTAAAAAGAATGCGAAATCTAAATCCAGATGAAATTTACGACCAAGTTGTTGTAATCGACAAACAAAGTAGGTTATACCATAATAAAAAACTGACTAATATTGTTTTTATGGGAATGGGAGAACCTCTTATGAATTATAAAAACGTGCTAAAATCTATTGAGATGATTACCTCGCCAGAAGGTTTAGGAATGTCGTCCAAAAGAATTACAGTTTCTACTTCTGGAGTGCCAAAAATGATTAAAAAAATGGCAGATGAAGAAGTGAAATTTAATTTAGCAGTTTCGCTACATTCAGCAATAGATGAAGTTAGAACTTCAATTATGCCTTTTAATGTTAATTTTCCTTTAGCAGATTTAAGAGAGTCTTTAGAGTATTGGTACGAAAAAACAAACCGACCAATAACCTACGAATATATAGTTTGGGGCGGAATTAACGACCGTAAAGAAGACATAAAAGCATTGGTAGAATTTTGTAAATATGTGCCTTGTAAAATCAATTTAATAGAATACAACCCAATTGACGATGGTGAGTTTCAACAAGCAAGCTCTTCTGCAATAAATAATTACATTTCCAATTTAGAAATGAATGATATTACCGTAAATGTTAGGCGTTCTAGAGGAAAAGATATTGATGCAGCTTGTGGACAATTAGCCAATAAATCGTAAAAATAAAATAATTACTTTTACTCTGTGAAACCAGTAGAACTTATAAAACTTCCCATAAAAAATGAAATGGAACTCTTTGAAGAAAAGTTCAAAGAATCTATGCTTTCTAAAGTTCCATTATTAAACAGAATTACGTATTATATTGTTCGTAGAAAAGGTAAGCAAATGAGACCAATGTTTGTTTTTCTAGTAGCAAAAATGGTTTCTGATGGAGGTTTTGACGAGCGAACTTATAGAGGAGCATCAGTTGTAGAGTTAATTCACACAGCAACTTTAGTGCATGATGATGTTGTAGATGATTCTAACAGACGTAGAGGTTTTTTCTCTATAAATGCACTTTGGAAAAATAAAATTGCAGTTTTAGTGGGTGATTTTATGCTCTCAAAAGGATTGCTACTTTCTATTGATAATGAAGATTTCGATTTATTAAAATTAATTTCTATTGCCGTTCGCGAAATGAGTGAAGGGGAATTACTTCAAATAGAAAAAGCAAGAAAACTAGACATTACAGAAGCTGTTTATTTTGATATTATCAGAAAAAAAACAGCCACTTTAATTGCTGCCTGTTGTGGAATTGGAGCGGCTTCCGTTGGTGCAAATCAAGACTGTGTGCAACAAATGCGAAAATTCGGAGAATATATTGGTATCGCCTTTCAAATTAAAGACGATTTATTTGATTACACAGAGGCAGAAATTGGAAAACCTACAGGAATAGATATTAAAGAGCAAAAAATGACATTGCCTTTAATTTATACCTTAAATAATTGCACTAAAAAAGAGAAAGCTTGGTTAATTAACTCTGTTAAGAAACACAATAAGGATAAAAAAAGAGTAAAAGAAGTAATTGCTTTTGTAAAAGAAAATGGAGGTATAGAATACACTACCAACCAAATGAACGACTATAAAAACAAAGCAATTGCAATTTTAAATAATTTCCCAGATTCAGAGTACAAAAAATCTTTACTTACAATGATTGATTATGTTGTAGAGCGTAAGATTTAATTAACTGTTCAGTTCACCCATTTTTTCAATTTTGTTTAACCATTTTTCTCGATAAGATTCTTTAGAGTTTCTTAAAGAACCAATCGTTGTAAATTTTACTGGTTTTATTCCAACAAAATCACAAGTTAATTTTTTTATGGAAGTATGACTTGGGTGTTTATTAATCCATTTGTAATACCAAGCAGGTTGGTCTAAAGTAGAAATAACTCTTGCAGATTTTCCTGTTAGATGTTTATCCCACCAAACAGAATTTTCTCTTTTTTGAAAAGCAAAACCTGGTAAGAAAACTCTATCAATAAAACCTTTTAAAATTGCAGGATAAGAACCCCACCAAACAGGATAAATCCAAACAATATGGTTTGCCCATTTAATTTTTTCTTGTGCTTCTAATAAATCAGGTTCTAATTCTGTTCGTTTTCTGTAGCCAAATTCTAAATTTAAATTAAAATCTAAATCACGAATTGTAATTTCTTTTAATTCAGCATTCGATTTTAATACTCCTTTCTTGTAAGAATTGTGTATTCCATAACAAAAACTTTCTTTGTCTGGATGTCCGTTAATTATCAGTATTTTTTTCATAGAGAGAATCCATTTTAAAGTTTTAAAAGTTCCTCTACAAATTCTCTAGAGTTAGAAAGTCTTGGTACTTTATGTTGTCCACCCAATTTTTTCTTTTTCTTTAGCCAATCGTAAAACAAACCTGGTTTTGCTTTGTGAATTTTTGGTAAAGCTAACGTCATGTTTTGGTAACGTTTTGCTTCGTAATCTGAATTGATAGACTTTAAAGCATTGTCTAAAATTTCAGTAAAATAATCCATGCTTTTTGGCGCATTTTCAAATTCGATAATCCATTCATGTCCACCACTTTTTGTGCCATCCATAAAAATTGGGCCAACAGTATATTCGTTTATTGTTGCATTTGTTTTCTCACAAGCTAATTTTAAACCTTCTTCTGCATTTTCTATTATTAACTCTTCACCAAAAACATTAATGTGATGTTTGGTACGCCCAGTAATTTTAATTCGATAAGGATCAGTTGAGGTAAACTTTACAGTATCTCCAATTAAATAACGCCACAAACCTGCATTTGTAGTAATTAAAATAGCATAATTAATTCCTTTTTTAACTTCAGAAAGAGGAATTGCTTTAGAGTTTTCGCCATCATAATCGCTCATAGGAATAAACTCATAGAAAATTCCATAATCTAACATCAACAACAATTCTTTAGAACCGTTTTTATCTTGAATGGCAAAAAAACCTTCAGAAGCATTGTAGGTTTCATAGTATTTAAAATCTGCTTTCGGAATCAGTTTTTTATACTGTTCTCTGTAAGGATTAAAGTTTACGCCACCATGAAAATACACTTCCAGATTTGGCCAAACTTCTAAAATATTATCTTTTCCGGTTTTTTCTAAAACTCTATTTAATAAAACCAACATCCAAGAAGGAACACCAACCAAACTAGTGATGTTTTCGTTGATAGTTTCATTAATTATAGCTTCCATTTTGGTTTCCCATTCTGCTAATAAAGCTACTTCCATGCTAGGAGCAGAGCTAAAATCTGCCCAAAAAGGCAAGTTTTCTGTAATGATTGCAGACAAATCTCCAAAGTAAGAATTGTTGTCTTTATAAACTTCCGAACTACCACCCAAACGCAAACCTTTCCCCGTAAAAAGCTGGGCATTTTCATTATTATTAATGTACAAACACAACATGTCTTTACCAGCTTTCATATGGCAATATTCTAAAGCTTCATCGGAAACTGGAATAAATTTACTTTTTGCATTTGTGGTTCCGCTACTTTTTGCAAACCATTTTATAGGTGTTGGCCAAAATAAATTTTGTTCTCCTTTTCTACAACGTTCAATTAAAGGTTCGAAGGTTTCATATTGTTGAATAGGAACATTCGCGGCAAAGTCTTTATAATTTCTGAAGGATGAAAAACTATGTTGTTTACCAAATTCTGTTCTTTTAGCAGAAGAAATCAATTTTAATAACAACTCTTCTTGTACATCATTTGGGTATTTTAAAAACAACTCAATTTGATGTTTTCGTTTCTTTAAAAACCAAGAAATTATAGAATTGATAATCTGAAACGCCATAGAAATTCGTAAGTTTGTTTGGTTCGATTTTTTGAATTGAGTTTTAAAAATCGTTTGATAAAAATACTAAAATCTTTTATATGATTTACCAAGGAGTTCTAAAAAAAATGATGACAGAAAACGCGGAAGAAATTCAGTATTATTTGAATATGGAATCCGATTTTATAAACATGAACCAACTTTTAGATAAAGAAATAACGCTCTCTTTTGTAAAGTATGAGTGTTTAAATTGTCATTTAAATAAAGAAATTTACAGACAAGGTTTTTGCAAATCTTGTTTTTTTGATATTCCTTCTGCTGGCGATTGGATTATGAGACCAGAGTTAAGTACAGCACATTTAGACCAAGAAGACAGAGATTTAGCGTACGAAAAATCGGTTCAGTTAAAACCACATATAGTCTATTTGGCAAATTCGAGCAACGTAAAAGTTGGTGTAACAAGAAAAGCACAAGTTCCCACACGTTGGATAGATCAAGGAGCTCATGAAGCCATAGAAATTGTAGAAGTACCAAACAGATATTTAGCAGGAATTACAGAAGTTGCGTTAAAAGAATTTGTTGGAGACAAAACCAATTGGCGCAAAATGCTAAAGAATGATATTGAAGATGAAAATTTAGTGGAATGGAGAGATAAATTAAAGCAACACATTCCAGATGAAGCAAAACAATATTTCATCGAAAATAATGCGGAAACAAATTTGAATTTTCCAGTTAAAAAATATCCCCTAAAACCAAAGAGTTTAAATTTAATTAAGACACCAACTTACACAGGTAAATTAGTTGGAATAAAAGGACAGTATTTAATTTTTGATGATGAAACCGTTTTCAATGTTAGGAGCAATGAAGGTTTGGTTGTGAGTATTGATATATAGAAATGGAAATTGTTGAAACTTTTTTTATTATTGAAGCACTTCTATTCATATTAACGTATTCGTTAATTTTTTATCAAAATACCTGGATTTATTATTGTTTGAATCGAGATAAACATAAGTGGTTTCCGATTTTTTTAAATCCTTTAGCATTAAGTTCATATGAATTAATGTTGAATTCGATGTTTACATTTACTTGGCAAGAAAAAGAAGGAGAAAATATAAAGTTAAGAAAGAATGTAAACAAACTCTCAAGGTTTTTAGGAATCTTAATTTTATCAGTATTTTTAACCATAATTGTCACTTTATTTATATAGTAAATGAAAAAGAACTTATTAAAAGTAGCATTAGCACAAATTTCACCAGTTTGGTTAAACAAACAAAAAACAATCGAAAAGATTGAGAAATCTATTTTTGATGCAGCAAAAGAAAACTGCGAACTCATTGTTTTTGGAGAAGCATTATTGCCAGGTTATCCTTTTTGGGTTTCGCTAACAAATGGTGCAGAATGGAATTCTAAAACTCAAAAAGAAATTCATGCGCATTATGTTAGAAATTCTGTTACGATTGAGAAAGGCGAATTAGATTCCGTTTGTAATTTGGCAAAAGAAAACAAAATTGCTATTTATTTAGGAATTATGGAACGCGCACAAAATAGAGGAGGACACAGTATTTACGCCTCTTTGGTATATATAAATGAAGCAGGAGAAATAAAATCTGTCCACAGAAAATTACAACCAACTTATGATGAACGTTTAACTTGGGCTCCAGGAGATGGAAATGGTTTGCAAGTTCATTCGCTTAAAGAATTTACAGTTGGTGGTTTAAATTGTTGGGAAAATTGGATGCCTTTACCAAGAACTGCTTTGTATGGTTTGGGCGAAAATTTGCATATTGCTGTTTGGCCAGGAAGTAAACACAATACAAAAGATATTACTCGTTTTATAGCAAGAGAATCTCGTTCTTTTGTTATTTCTGTTTCAAGTTTAATGGCAAAGGCAGATTTTCCAAAAGAGGTTCCTCATTATGATAAAATTGTAAAAGATGCGCCAGAAGTTTTAGCAAATGGAGGTTCTTGTATTGCTTCACCAGATGGAGAATGGTTGGTAGCGCCTGTTTTAAATAAAGAAGGTTTAATAATTGAAACTTTGGATTTTAATCGTGTTTTAGAAGAAAGACAAAATTTTGATGTTGTTGGCCATTATTCTAGACCTGATGTAACAAAGTTGCAAGTAAATAGAGAAAGACAAAGTACGGTTTCTTATGAGGAATAAAACTCTCTGAAAAAGAATGCCACACAGAGTTTCACAAAGAAAAAAATAACTTATTCTTAAAGGTAATTATTTAGAATGAGTATTTTCCTTTTAAGAAGATTAATAGGGTTTATTATTTTCAGTCAACTTTTCTAAAACACGCTCAACACCAAAATTATCATTGCTTTCTGTAGAAAAATTTGCCAGCTCTTTAATGTCTTTATGAGCATTTTTCATGGCGAAACTAAAGTCAGCTTCGTGTAGCATTTCTATATCATTATGGTAATCGCCAAAAACCATGGTTTCTTCTTTAGAAACATTCAATATTTTTTGAACATGTCTTAAAGCATTTCCTTTATTGGCTTTTTCATCAGAAATATCTAACCAATTTTGTCCAGAGACTTTTAGTAAAACTTCGTCTTTTAAATGTTTTATTGCAGGGTAAGTAAAATCTTCTGATGATTTGAAATGATAAACCGCAATTTTAAAAACCGGAATTGTTTTGGCAACGTCTAATAAATCATCAACTTGTTTAAAACTATGATAATACTCTTGAAATAAGTTTATAAAGTGAGCATCTTTACTTTCTATATAAGCAGAATTATCGCAACACAAAACTATATTCGCGTCTTCTATTTCTCTTAAAACAGGAATTAGTTTTATTACTTTTTCCGCTTTTAAGAAGTTAGAAAGTAATACTTCTTTTCCCATTTTAGCAACTCCACCATTTTCTGCAATTACATAAATTTCTTCTTTTATAGAAGCTAATTTATTTACAATGCTGTTGTGTTGTCTTCCGCTTGCGGCGCAAAAATGAATATTTTGTTCTTGTAATTTTTTAAAGAGTTTAAAGAATTGATTACTAACTTCACCTTTAGAGTTTAGTAAAGTTCCATCCATATCAGAAACTACTAATTTTACTTTTTCTAAATTCATAAATAGTTAGTAAATACTTGTAAATTATGCTTTTTTGGTAGAATTACGTTCAACAATATCAGTTTTAATAATTACTGTTTTTGGTGGAACTTCTTCTCCTTTATTTTCTAATTTATCAATTAAAATTTTTGCAGCTGTAGCGCCCATTCTTTCTCCATGTTGACTAACAGTAGTCATTTTAGGACTAGAATGTCTTGCTAAAATTCCGTTAGAAAAAGAAACCACGGCAAAGTTTTCTGGTATTTTATGACCTTTTCTCTGTGCAACTTTCATGGCAGCAATTGCAGAAGATTCATCTGTTGCAATTACGGCATCGATTTCGTTTGCGTCAAAAATAGGTTTTAAAATACTTTCATAATCTTTATAATCTTCATCAATAATATTAATAATTAAATTATCATTTATTGGTAAACCTGTATTCTCTAAACCTTTTATGTAACCTTGGTGCCTTTTTTTACCAACTTTTAAATTACTAATTGTAGAAATAAAAGCAATGTTTTTACTGCCAGATTTTGCTAAATATTTAACGGTTTCAGAAGTTCCTTTAAAATCATCTGCAATTACTTTATCGCAATTTATAGGTTCTGCAACTCTATCGAACATAACAATTGGTGTTCCGTTATTAAGAACATCTTCAAAATGTTTAAAGTCGTTTTTAAGAATAGTTTCTTCTGCAATAGAAAGGATAAAACCGTCTATACTACCGTTAGAAAGCATTTCTATAGTTTCTACTTCTTTCTTAAAAGATTCGTTAGAAATACAAGAAATAATTTTGTAGCCTTTTTCATTAGCTACTTTTTCTATACCGTTAAAAACTTGAGCAAAGAAATAATTTAACATACTAGGAATGATGATTCCTATTGTTTTTGTCTGTCTGTTTTTTAAACTTAAAGCGTTAAAATTGGGCTTGTAGTTATTTTCTTTAGCGTACTTCTGAATCTTTTCTTTGGTACTTACGCTAATTTCATAACTGTCATTAAGAGCTTTAGAAACGGTAGAAATAGATACACTAAATTCTTGAGCTATGTCTTTTATGGTAAGTCTTTTCATTTATAAAAAATATAAGTCACTAAAATACAAAAATCTCACTAGATATAAAGAAGAATGCTGTTATTTTAAATTTTCTTTAATTTTTTGTGCTTCAATACTTCATAGATTAAAAAAGAAAAAACGACTAAATATTCTAAAAAAACGAACCATAAATTTTCCTTCCAAGGAAAATTAGCATAGGCTTGGTAGCTTAAAATAATAACTAAACTCCAAACTATTGGGAATTTATATTTTGTGAAAACACACAGAATTAGTGGAGTTGCAACATACCATGGATGTACAGTTGTTGCTGTAAAATAATAGAAACATAAGCAAAATAACATGGCAGTTATTAATTGATTTATATTTTTATTTTTTTTGAAGAACGTTATATAAAGTAGAAATAATATTGTTAAAACAGGAGTTATTTTACCAATAATTGCAATTTCATTATAACCTCTAAAGTAATAACCAATTTCTCTAAAAATATAATAGAAACTTGCATTGAACTCAAAATTTCTAAACCATAAGCCTATTGATTTTGAGTAATTTGCTAAAAATTCTGATGATAAAAATGGAAGAAAAAGTAGTAATGTGGTTAATATAATAATTACGTAGAAACTCAATAGTTTTATTATTCTTGCTAAAGTAGAAACTTGTTTTTCCTCATTTCTATCTTGTGAGTGTTTTACAAACCACTGAAAAAATAAGGGTAAAAACAATAACGGAATTAATTTTACAGAAATAGAACATGCTATTAAAACTGCTGCATAAATCCATTTTTGTTGATGCAATTTGTAGAAACTCCAGATTAAGAAGAACAGCATTACAGGTTCAAAATGCAAGTTTCCTGTCATTTCTATAATTATAAAAGGATTTAAAACATACCAAAAAATGTTTTTGATTGGTAGATTTAACCTTTCTAATATTTTTTTTCCAAAGTATAAAATTCCAATATCAGCTAAAATAATTATCAACCTTAAAATAATTACAGAACCAAAAATACTTTTACTAGCAAAGAGCGCAGCAATTAAAAAACACAACTGATTAATAGGTGGGTAATTTGTATAATGGCTTCCGTTTAATTCGCCCATTCCATCATACAAAAGATTTGCTTCTGCAATAGGTTTTAAACCTTGTTGTATATAGGTTTCGGGTAAAGATAAATACGGATTTATTCCTTCGAAAATCATTCTTCCATCCCAAATAAATCTGTAAAAATCTTGTGATAGATTGGGAATTGCAAAAAGAAAAATAAGTCTAAAGAGTATTGTAATTCCTACTAGTGTAGAATAG harbors:
- the rlmN gene encoding 23S rRNA (adenine(2503)-C(2))-methyltransferase RlmN, with product MTKKKDIRALTKEQLRDFFVENGDKAFRGNQVYEWLWSKSLHTFEAMTNISKETREMLEANFVINHIKVDSMQKSKDGTIKNGIKLHDGLVVESVLIPTPKRTTACVSSQVGCSLDCKFCATARLKRMRNLNPDEIYDQVVVIDKQSRLYHNKKLTNIVFMGMGEPLMNYKNVLKSIEMITSPEGLGMSSKRITVSTSGVPKMIKKMADEEVKFNLAVSLHSAIDEVRTSIMPFNVNFPLADLRESLEYWYEKTNRPITYEYIVWGGINDRKEDIKALVEFCKYVPCKINLIEYNPIDDGEFQQASSSAINNYISNLEMNDITVNVRRSRGKDIDAACGQLANKS
- a CDS encoding polyprenyl synthetase family protein, translated to MKPVELIKLPIKNEMELFEEKFKESMLSKVPLLNRITYYIVRRKGKQMRPMFVFLVAKMVSDGGFDERTYRGASVVELIHTATLVHDDVVDDSNRRRGFFSINALWKNKIAVLVGDFMLSKGLLLSIDNEDFDLLKLISIAVREMSEGELLQIEKARKLDITEAVYFDIIRKKTATLIAACCGIGAASVGANQDCVQQMRKFGEYIGIAFQIKDDLFDYTEAEIGKPTGIDIKEQKMTLPLIYTLNNCTKKEKAWLINSVKKHNKDKKRVKEVIAFVKENGGIEYTTNQMNDYKNKAIAILNNFPDSEYKKSLLTMIDYVVERKI
- a CDS encoding NAD(P)H-dependent oxidoreductase produces the protein MKKILIINGHPDKESFCYGIHNSYKKGVLKSNAELKEITIRDLDFNLNLEFGYRKRTELEPDLLEAQEKIKWANHIVWIYPVWWGSYPAILKGFIDRVFLPGFAFQKRENSVWWDKHLTGKSARVISTLDQPAWYYKWINKHPSHTSIKKLTCDFVGIKPVKFTTIGSLRNSKESYREKWLNKIEKMGELNS
- a CDS encoding GH3 auxin-responsive promoter family protein, giving the protein MAFQIINSIISWFLKKRKHQIELFLKYPNDVQEELLLKLISSAKRTEFGKQHSFSSFRNYKDFAANVPIQQYETFEPLIERCRKGEQNLFWPTPIKWFAKSSGTTNAKSKFIPVSDEALEYCHMKAGKDMLCLYINNNENAQLFTGKGLRLGGSSEVYKDNNSYFGDLSAIITENLPFWADFSSAPSMEVALLAEWETKMEAIINETINENITSLVGVPSWMLVLLNRVLEKTGKDNILEVWPNLEVYFHGGVNFNPYREQYKKLIPKADFKYYETYNASEGFFAIQDKNGSKELLLMLDYGIFYEFIPMSDYDGENSKAIPLSEVKKGINYAILITTNAGLWRYLIGDTVKFTSTDPYRIKITGRTKHHINVFGEELIIENAEEGLKLACEKTNATINEYTVGPIFMDGTKSGGHEWIIEFENAPKSMDYFTEILDNALKSINSDYEAKRYQNMTLALPKIHKAKPGLFYDWLKKKKKLGGQHKVPRLSNSREFVEELLKL
- a CDS encoding DUF2797 domain-containing protein → MIYQGVLKKMMTENAEEIQYYLNMESDFINMNQLLDKEITLSFVKYECLNCHLNKEIYRQGFCKSCFFDIPSAGDWIMRPELSTAHLDQEDRDLAYEKSVQLKPHIVYLANSSNVKVGVTRKAQVPTRWIDQGAHEAIEIVEVPNRYLAGITEVALKEFVGDKTNWRKMLKNDIEDENLVEWRDKLKQHIPDEAKQYFIENNAETNLNFPVKKYPLKPKSLNLIKTPTYTGKLVGIKGQYLIFDDETVFNVRSNEGLVVSIDI
- a CDS encoding carbon-nitrogen hydrolase family protein, which encodes MKKNLLKVALAQISPVWLNKQKTIEKIEKSIFDAAKENCELIVFGEALLPGYPFWVSLTNGAEWNSKTQKEIHAHYVRNSVTIEKGELDSVCNLAKENKIAIYLGIMERAQNRGGHSIYASLVYINEAGEIKSVHRKLQPTYDERLTWAPGDGNGLQVHSLKEFTVGGLNCWENWMPLPRTALYGLGENLHIAVWPGSKHNTKDITRFIARESRSFVISVSSLMAKADFPKEVPHYDKIVKDAPEVLANGGSCIASPDGEWLVAPVLNKEGLIIETLDFNRVLEERQNFDVVGHYSRPDVTKLQVNRERQSTVSYEE
- a CDS encoding HAD family hydrolase, giving the protein MNLEKVKLVVSDMDGTLLNSKGEVSNQFFKLFKKLQEQNIHFCAASGRQHNSIVNKLASIKEEIYVIAENGGVAKMGKEVLLSNFLKAEKVIKLIPVLREIEDANIVLCCDNSAYIESKDAHFINLFQEYYHSFKQVDDLLDVAKTIPVFKIAVYHFKSSEDFTYPAIKHLKDEVLLKVSGQNWLDISDEKANKGNALRHVQKILNVSKEETMVFGDYHNDIEMLHEADFSFAMKNAHKDIKELANFSTESNDNFGVERVLEKLTENNKPY
- a CDS encoding LacI family DNA-binding transcriptional regulator translates to MKRLTIKDIAQEFSVSISTVSKALNDSYEISVSTKEKIQKYAKENNYKPNFNALSLKNRQTKTIGIIIPSMLNYFFAQVFNGIEKVANEKGYKIISCISNESFKKEVETIEMLSNGSIDGFILSIAEETILKNDFKHFEDVLNNGTPIVMFDRVAEPINCDKVIADDFKGTSETVKYLAKSGSKNIAFISTISNLKVGKKRHQGYIKGLENTGLPINDNLIINIIDEDYKDYESILKPIFDANEIDAVIATDESSAIAAMKVAQRKGHKIPENFAVVSFSNGILARHSSPKMTTVSQHGERMGATAAKILIDKLENKGEEVPPKTVIIKTDIVERNSTKKA
- a CDS encoding mannosyltransferase, yielding MSFFKKYKDVLLILASTILYFVFAYFLERTEFNKLIFLWFSLFGCFYFLIKSKTINYSTLVGITILFRLIFLFAIPNLSQDFYRFIWDGRMIFEGINPYLSLPETYIQQGLKPIAEANLLYDGMGELNGSHYTNYPPINQLCFLIAALFASKSIFGSVIILRLIIILADIGILYFGKKILERLNLPIKNIFWYVLNPFIIIEMTGNLHFEPVMLFFLIWSFYKLHQQKWIYAAVLIACSISVKLIPLLFLPLFFQWFVKHSQDRNEEKQVSTLARIIKLLSFYVIIILTTLLLFLPFLSSEFLANYSKSIGLWFRNFEFNASFYYIFREIGYYFRGYNEIAIIGKITPVLTILFLLYITFFKKNKNINQLITAMLFCLCFYYFTATTVHPWYVATPLILCVFTKYKFPIVWSLVIILSYQAYANFPWKENLWFVFLEYLVVFSFLIYEVLKHKKLKKI